Proteins co-encoded in one Flavobacterium sp. M31R6 genomic window:
- a CDS encoding PH domain-containing protein, producing the protein MEEDFGKPQRQSIVGIFVMFIYSIQGYAKAFWPLLVICILKFNEFDKLNVLIGVLIVLAFFSIMGIISYLRYLNFTFYIDHENNEFIITEGILNKTITTIQLYKIQQVNINQSLIQRLVGVYELVVDTAGSNKKEGSIKAISHALALDLKTRLLENESKKALVFHDDITASDEISIEKRSDVEIPFIRISFLSLLKIGITSNYVKSFFVLLAFFISLYDHIKQITGRDVLNDQNIEDYVDRSQIATAFLTLFIVFFLTVIVINLVRTIFTYFDYKIARQKGSLLLSYGLLNTKSTIIKPEKVQITSVTQNFFQKKMNVLQLKIKQATGGEKEGNKQLIEIPGCNELEKEGILKLLFKKIPEKGVMLKPNFRKLGFSVFLTIGLPLLGFYFIRDFIMEQLPMSDYLVLLYVIFVGIIQFYIFKNNRLYINNDFIILQSGAWDVTNKIILPSKIQAITTSQLFWHKNINIGSLTLHTAGGNISFQLGNFTAIKQYVNLWLYEMETSDSNWM; encoded by the coding sequence ATGGAGGAGGATTTCGGTAAGCCTCAGCGACAGTCCATTGTGGGGATTTTTGTAATGTTCATTTATTCTATTCAGGGTTATGCAAAAGCATTTTGGCCTTTATTGGTAATTTGTATCCTTAAATTTAATGAGTTTGATAAATTAAATGTATTAATAGGTGTATTGATTGTTTTGGCTTTTTTTTCTATTATGGGAATTATATCCTATTTAAGATACTTGAACTTCACATTTTATATCGATCACGAAAATAATGAGTTTATTATAACTGAGGGTATTTTAAATAAAACTATAACAACTATCCAGCTTTATAAAATTCAGCAAGTAAATATCAATCAGTCTTTAATCCAAAGATTAGTAGGTGTCTATGAATTGGTTGTCGATACGGCAGGTTCTAATAAAAAAGAGGGAAGTATCAAGGCAATTTCGCACGCTTTGGCATTGGACCTAAAAACTCGGTTATTGGAAAATGAGAGTAAAAAGGCTTTGGTTTTTCATGATGACATCACCGCTTCAGATGAAATTTCAATTGAGAAAAGAAGCGATGTTGAAATTCCGTTTATAAGGATCAGTTTTTTGAGTTTATTGAAAATTGGAATTACCTCAAATTATGTAAAAAGTTTTTTTGTTTTGTTGGCTTTTTTTATTTCGCTCTATGATCATATTAAACAAATTACAGGAAGAGATGTTTTAAATGATCAAAATATTGAGGATTACGTAGACAGAAGCCAGATTGCGACAGCATTTTTAACATTATTTATCGTTTTCTTTTTGACGGTAATTGTCATTAATTTGGTAAGAACTATTTTTACTTACTTTGATTATAAAATTGCAAGACAAAAAGGCTCTTTGTTACTGTCTTATGGTTTGTTGAATACTAAAAGTACTATTATAAAGCCAGAGAAAGTTCAAATTACAAGTGTTACACAGAATTTTTTCCAAAAGAAAATGAATGTTTTACAGCTAAAAATAAAACAGGCAACTGGTGGAGAAAAAGAAGGCAATAAACAGCTTATCGAAATTCCAGGTTGTAACGAATTAGAAAAAGAGGGAATTCTGAAACTGTTATTTAAAAAAATTCCTGAAAAGGGAGTAATGTTAAAGCCTAATTTTAGAAAACTCGGTTTTTCTGTTTTTCTAACAATTGGATTGCCATTATTAGGGTTCTATTTTATTAGAGATTTCATAATGGAACAATTGCCCATGAGTGATTATTTAGTATTGTTGTATGTTATTTTTGTTGGAATTATTCAATTTTATATATTCAAAAACAACCGACTCTACATAAACAATGACTTCATAATCTTGCAGAGTGGTGCTTGGGATGTTACGAACAAAATTATTTTACCCAGTAAAATTCAGGCGATTACAACTTCTCAACTATTTTGGCATAAAAATATCAATATTGGATCATTAACTTTGCATACTGCTGGAGGGAATATTAGTTTTCAATTGGGTAATTTTACAGCTATAAAACAATACGTTAATCTTTGGTTGTACGAAATGGAAACTTCCGATAGTAATTGGATGTAA
- a CDS encoding PH domain-containing protein produces MEDFTNETIDTTQLPKYEEVEFSVLHPNYWKVILISLSVFFLITGIGLGLALYFNEELAVFITELSIAYVVLLLIVLFFCRLGFKKKGFAFRNHDVLFRHGIIATNTLVIPYNRVQHVALHEGLLSRFFGLAKIEIFTAGGSSSDIEIPGIAKEQAENIKQLLMGKIQKQL; encoded by the coding sequence ATGGAAGATTTTACAAACGAAACTATCGATACTACGCAACTTCCAAAATATGAGGAAGTTGAATTCTCTGTTTTGCATCCCAATTATTGGAAAGTTATTTTGATAAGCCTATCGGTTTTCTTTTTGATTACTGGAATTGGTTTAGGACTTGCATTATATTTTAATGAGGAATTAGCCGTGTTTATTACGGAATTGAGTATAGCTTATGTTGTTTTGTTGCTAATTGTGCTTTTCTTTTGCAGATTGGGTTTCAAGAAAAAAGGTTTTGCATTTCGTAATCATGATGTGTTGTTCAGACATGGAATAATTGCGACGAATACTCTTGTAATTCCATATAACAGAGTGCAACATGTAGCTTTACATGAAGGGTTATTATCCCGATTTTTTGGTTTGGCCAAAATAGAAATTTTTACTGCTGGTGGTAGCTCCAGTGATATTGAAATTCCTGGAATTGCCAAAGAACAGGCCGAAAATATCAAGCAGCTTTTGATGGGTAAAATTCAAAAACAATTGTGA
- a CDS encoding 1,4-dihydroxy-2-naphthoyl-CoA synthase gives MDWITAKEFEDITYKKCNGVARIAFNRPDVRNAFRPKTTSELYQAFYDAQEDTSIGVVLLSAEGPSSKDGVYSFCSGGDQNARGHQGYVGDDGQHRLNILEVQRLIRFMPKVVIAVVPGWAVGGGHSLHVVCDMTLASKEHAIFKQTDADVTSFDGGYGSAYLAKMVGQKKAREIFFLGRNYSAQEAFEMGMVNAVIPHAELEDTAYQWAQEVLGKSPMAIKMLKFAMNLTDDGMVGQQVFAGEATRLAYMTEEAKEGRNAFLEKRKPNFEKKWLP, from the coding sequence ATGGATTGGATTACCGCCAAAGAATTTGAAGATATAACCTATAAAAAATGTAATGGTGTTGCTAGAATTGCATTTAACAGACCTGATGTGCGCAATGCATTTAGACCAAAAACAACATCTGAATTATACCAAGCTTTTTATGATGCGCAAGAAGACACATCTATAGGTGTGGTTTTGCTTTCTGCTGAAGGACCTTCTTCTAAAGACGGGGTGTATTCTTTTTGTAGTGGAGGAGATCAAAATGCCCGTGGACATCAAGGTTATGTGGGAGATGATGGACAACATCGTTTGAATATTCTTGAGGTGCAACGATTAATACGCTTTATGCCAAAAGTGGTTATAGCTGTTGTTCCGGGTTGGGCAGTTGGCGGTGGACACAGTTTGCATGTGGTTTGCGATATGACTTTGGCTAGTAAAGAACATGCTATTTTTAAACAAACTGATGCCGATGTAACCAGTTTTGATGGAGGATACGGTTCAGCTTATCTTGCCAAAATGGTCGGGCAGAAAAAAGCACGTGAGATTTTCTTTTTAGGGCGTAATTATTCGGCTCAAGAGGCTTTTGAAATGGGTATGGTTAATGCCGTTATTCCACACGCGGAATTAGAAGACACTGCTTACCAATGGGCTCAAGAAGTTTTAGGAAAATCTCCTATGGCTATCAAAATGCTTAAATTTGCCATGAATCTTACTGATGACGGTATGGTGGGGCAACAGGTGTTTGCGGGAGAAGCAACAAGATTGGCTTATATGACCGAAGAGGCCAAAGAAGGTAGAAATGCATTTCTTGAAAAGCGTAAACCGAATTTTGAAAAAAAATGGCTGCCATAA